A segment of the Lolium perenne isolate Kyuss_39 chromosome 3, Kyuss_2.0, whole genome shotgun sequence genome:
CATCACCCGACAGGGTAAATGGGTACCCGTAGATAAAAATACCGCGCTTATAACACATCAAATTGATCAAAAAATATGACAAGAAGTGAAGTGATCCTAAGTAGGGTCTAATCCTCACTAACTTACTCGCAATTGTGAGACCAAACAGGGTGAGGTTCAGTCTAGCAACGTGAAGATGTGGTTAGGACAAAAATTAAGTAGTTTAGAATATTACAGAACCCCACTTTTCAAATTTAGATGGGTATATGGGTACGTGGGTATGGGTTCAAGTTCAATGATACTATACCCGTACCCGCTCTACTCGAAGGGTATGCTATTTTTTCATTTACAAACCCATGTGTGATATTGTGTCCCATACTTGTACCTCTATTGGATTTTTACCCGGCGGGTACGCGGGTCATGGGTACCCATTGACATCTCTAACTAACTAGTGTTCGGTGCTTCGTGTTGGTTTATTGCCTTAGGGTGGGATATTTTGCCTTTAGAAACAATTAGAGAAATCAACAAGTATTTTTCTTGAGGAAAATAGAAATGATTATGTGCTGCAAATGCATGCAACGCATTAGAGATTCCTCCTTCCTCTACATCCTAAAATGCACGACAAAAAAAAGCTCCAAACTTGCCTCCAATAGCGCTGCCGCATGATCTTTTCCCTTGCCTCTTTGCCATACCTACATGGTCCCCCTTGATCTCGGGGGTCCAGGATGGCCGCCCCTGAGGGCCAGTTCTGATAGTAACACGCACCATGGATCCCTCTCACGGGTGGTGAACATCGGCGACCAATATAGCATGGACATGCACATGCATGATCGTGCAGTGACTCGATTTGTCTAAACAAAATTCGTCTAAATAGTATTACTCTACTAGTTTTCGATCGATATAGAACTAATTTAATTCTTGGTCAGATGTTGTCACCTAGTTTCATGTGCAATTCATATGCATTTGGCAAAAAAGGTGCAATTTGTAATTCTCATGTGCACATATCACAATTCACGATACAAACTTAACGGTATTAGAGTTGAACCAGAACTTGCAAAAGGATCATCTAAACACGTTATATTGCACGCACAGATTCGTACAGTCGCATCCACTCCTTGGCAGCTTATATATGGCCATTGTAATCCTGTCCCGATGTATACATGTTCAGTCGTTATTGCAACATTAGCTGTCACCTATCTCGCTCTCAACTCTCTAGTGTGGCACCATATGGGGAGCAGCTAGCTAGCCAGGGGAAATTCCAACTCGTGGCTAAAAGCGACATggacaagatatatatatatgagaacgTAGGGTGCAGCTGAAACGAAGATCGGCAACGAACACAGCATTATCGGCCAGCCCGGGGGAAAATCAATTATAATCAAGGTATGTTTTCTTGAACCACTCTATCTTGAGGTTGAGGACTCAGCTCTGAACCTTGTTAATTACGTTCTGTTATCGAAGGGGTGTAAATTAATCACATGTTGATACTTTGTCAGCAACAATTTGAGGCGTTAGTGTAATCATGTCTCTGAAAATGGCGTAAATATGTAGGGTCGCCAGGTCAAGCTGTTCATAGTTCAGGCCATGGAAGCTGTAGAAGTAGAATCAAAAGGCGCGCATGGTGACGACCGCCGGACGTCCAGGAATGATCGCCGGAGCTCGTGGGGCTGCACTTTGCTTCTCGGTAACAGCTGCAGCTTTCTCTGTTTTCTTCTCTTAATTTCCTGCTGTGTCATGTCTCATATGTGTGCTTAATGCTCATACAAAAAAAAGACGATGATTAACGTTGCCCTGTTCGATTGATCATGCATGCACGGTGAGCAGTCAACAACAGCTTGCAGTACATGTCCTACTTCGGCTTGTCGACGAACCTGGTGAACTACTTCAAGGTCGAACTGCACGCCGACAGCAAGTCCGCCGCGAACAGCGTCACCAACTGGGTGGGTACCAGTGCCATCACGCcgctcgccgccgccttccttgcCGACTCCTTCCTCGGCAGATACTGGACCATCACCATCTTCCTCGTCATCTCCGTCGCGGGATACGGGGTGGTGACGGTGAGCGCGTCGGCGGGGCTGCAGAGCGCGGTGTTCTACGCGGGGCTTTACCTGGTGGCCCTCGGCGGCGCGCTGTCACCGATCATGGCGTCATTCGGCGCCGACCAATTCGGTGACGACGAGTCCGACCGTGGGCGGCAGAGCTCCTTCTTCAACTGGTTCTACTTCTCCATCAACGTGGGCTCTCTCGTCGGCGGCACCGTGCTGGTATGGGTGCAGACCGCCCACGGCTGGCTTCTCGGCTACGGCATCCCGGCCCTGCTCAGCGTGCTCGCTCTCGCGCTGTTCAGCGCCGGTACTGGCGCGTACCGCAGGCACCAGCCGCCAGCGGGCAGCCCGCTCACCAGGATCGCGCAGGTGGTAGTCGCCGCCGTCAGGAAGTGCGACGTGGAGGCGCCGGACGACGCCGCCCTTCTGCACGAGTGCGACGGCGATGATGGCATGTCGGCGATAAAGGGGAGCCGCCGACTCGCGCACACCGACCAGTTCAGGTTAGCGCCCGTCGCTAGCTAGCGTAGCTTCCACTTGCACTGTTTTCTTTCTCCATCCGGTGCAGCTTTTTCTTCCGTTCATGATTGAGCATGAATAATGCATGATTCTTCCGTTCAAGGCACTTAGATCACCGGCGATCCCCAAATAGACATGCAGGTGCGCAGGTAAAGGGCTATTGGGCGCCGGCAGCACCTCCGTCCCTATGAATTTTGAATAGAGACGGCCGTTTCACACCGGTGCTCTCCAAATGTTTGCCCCCAAAAGATTTAAAATTTGAAAACTTCATACTTTAATACACCAAAGTTCGTTGAACTTTGTACAAAAgtttacaaaatttaaactaatacATAAAAAAAACGTAACTCCAGGGTGATTGCGCTGCTCTCCACGCCATCGCCGTCATTGTCAGAGGAGGCGAATGCCTCGTCGAGGCGGGGTCCAGGGGCGGCGGCCAccgctgcctctttgcctctctacacgtgttgacttatcttctcgtcttcccgtcacacgtgagaggggatgttgaagtgtataagtagattgcctagccctttccatcagttcggacttttggttcagctagtgcatgaagcttaacaatcGTATTCTACGCGCAAATACCTCGAATAAAATTATAGAACTCAGGCTGTCGAGTTCTCGGATGTTTGCACGGTACGCACGTTTCATTTCCTACCGGAGATCTTATACTGTAATTGCTGCCGAAAGAAGTCTGTCGCACGCATCGGCATTTTTTGTACAGTCACTTTCATACATACGGCTTGGCGAAATATCCCAGATTTCATGCATGACTGTTTGGACTTTGGAGGTTTGGATACGCTTGCTGTATTAGTCATGTCATTTTTTACGGAAATTGACGATCGTAATAATTCAGCACGCCTCCAAAGGAAGCCGCCTAAACAAATGTCCGATATTCTGCATGGTGCGAGCAACTTGGATAGTAGTACCAGACAATCGAGCAATCAACGAAATTGTACAATACATGCATATCACAGCAGTAAATTAATCGATCGATAACGCAGGTTCTTGGATAAAGCGGCGGTCGAGACGGCGGGTGACAAGGGGATGCAGCCGGTGAGCCCATGGCAGCTCTGCACGGTGACGCAGGTGGAGGAGCTCAAGTGTGTGCTCAGGCTGTTGCCGGTGTGGGCATGCGGCATCATCTTCACGGCAGCCTACACGCAGATGTCCACAACCTTCATCCTCCAGGGTGACACCCTAGATCCTCGCCTCGGCAGCTTTCGCATTCCCGCCGCCGTGCTCTCCGTCTTCGACACCCTGAGTGTCATGCTGTGGGTCCTCCTCTACGACCGCGCCATCGTCCCGCTCGCACGCCGCCTCACGGGCCATCACGGAGGGTTCACGCAGCTGGTGCGCATGGGCATCGGCTTCATCATCCTCACCGTTGCGATGCTCGCCGCCGGTGCGCTCGAGGTTgcccgccgccgcgtcctctcgcGCCACGGGATGTTCGTCGATGCGGACGGAGCGGAGTACGTGCCGATGTCGATCTTTTGGCAGGTGCCGCAATACGTGGTGGTGGGGGCCGCGGAGGTGTTCACGTTCATCGGGCAGATCGAGTTCTTCTACGACCAGGCGCCAGACGCCATGCGAAGCGTCTGCTCGGGGCTTGCCGCTGCGTCGTTCGCACTGGGTAACTATGCTAGCTCGTTGCTCGTGGCTATCGTGGTGCGCGCCACGGCGACTGGCGGGCAGCCCGGGTGGATCCCCGATGACATCAACAATGGCCACCTCGACTATTTCTTCTGGCTGCTCGCCATGCTCTGTGTCGGCAATTTCGGCGTCTACCTGCTGGTCGCACGGTGGTACAACTACAAGAAAACTATGGATTAGTGTGCTAGAAGATCACCGTGCGTACGTGTAAAATGGAAATGCGTGTCATGGACTCATGGTTGATGCACGAAGTTTCTACGTATCCGGATGGAAGAATATTTCGAGTGTACTACACTTGAATCCCACTAGTACAAAATCTATTATCGCCGTGGGGCATTTAAACCCCTGCTCCCACGGGCTAGTTACTCGTCACTTTGATCttgtaagactagtcacaatagaAAGTATCACCTTCACAATacatagtatcataatatggtatcatacttatgtcatatttaatgttttataaaatctcaatgcaaatgtgtgt
Coding sequences within it:
- the LOC127344989 gene encoding protein NRT1/ PTR FAMILY 8.2, with translation MEAVEVESKGAHGDDRRTSRNDRRSSWGCTLLLVNNSLQYMSYFGLSTNLVNYFKVELHADSKSAANSVTNWVGTSAITPLAAAFLADSFLGRYWTITIFLVISVAGYGVVTVSASAGLQSAVFYAGLYLVALGGALSPIMASFGADQFGDDESDRGRQSSFFNWFYFSINVGSLVGGTVLVWVQTAHGWLLGYGIPALLSVLALALFSAGTGAYRRHQPPAGSPLTRIAQVVVAAVRKCDVEAPDDAALLHECDGDDGMSAIKGSRRLAHTDQFRFLDKAAVETAGDKGMQPVSPWQLCTVTQVEELKCVLRLLPVWACGIIFTAAYTQMSTTFILQGDTLDPRLGSFRIPAAVLSVFDTLSVMLWVLLYDRAIVPLARRLTGHHGGFTQLVRMGIGFIILTVAMLAAGALEVARRRVLSRHGMFVDADGAEYVPMSIFWQVPQYVVVGAAEVFTFIGQIEFFYDQAPDAMRSVCSGLAAASFALGNYASSLLVAIVVRATATGGQPGWIPDDINNGHLDYFFWLLAMLCVGNFGVYLLVARWYNYKKTMD